In the genome of Coraliomargarita algicola, one region contains:
- the proS gene encoding proline--tRNA ligase, which produces MAKQAQTAITPTRNEDYPEWYQQVVKAADLAENSPVRGCMVIKPWGYAIWENIQQDLDRRFKETGHKNAYFPLFIPMSFLQKEADHVEGFAKECAVVTHSRLEADEDGKLQPAGPLEEPLIVRPTSETIIGELFSKWVQSYRDLPLLINQWANVVRWEMRTRLFLRTAEFLWQEGHTVHATAEEAMAETRQMLEVYADFAENFMAMPVITGEKTEAERFPGADATFAIEAMMQDRKALQAGTSHFLGQNFAKSSNIKYLSAEGKEEFAWTTSWGVSTRLVGGLIMTHSDDDGLVLPPRIAPSHIVIIPVTPKEATRQQVLDYCHELKQQLIAQNYMGAPVRVEFDDRDIRGGEKSWGWIKKGIPLRVEVGPRDMEAGNVFVGRRDRAPKDKQSIPRDQFVAGVADLLDEMQAGLLAKAKAFRKAHTREITNEADFIEFFTPKGNEIHGGFASMGFCCDAELEEKIAKQYKVTVRCIPNATVDEVVPCVFTGKPGKRVIFAKSY; this is translated from the coding sequence ATGGCAAAGCAGGCACAAACCGCAATCACTCCTACTCGTAACGAGGACTATCCCGAATGGTATCAACAGGTCGTCAAGGCCGCCGATCTCGCGGAGAATTCTCCCGTGCGCGGCTGCATGGTGATTAAGCCCTGGGGCTACGCCATTTGGGAAAATATTCAACAAGATCTGGACCGTCGCTTCAAAGAGACGGGCCATAAAAACGCCTACTTCCCGCTCTTCATCCCGATGAGCTTCTTGCAAAAAGAGGCCGACCACGTGGAAGGCTTTGCCAAGGAATGCGCCGTCGTCACCCATTCACGCTTGGAAGCCGATGAGGATGGCAAACTGCAGCCAGCGGGCCCGCTGGAAGAGCCTCTGATCGTGCGCCCGACCTCCGAAACGATCATCGGAGAACTCTTTTCCAAATGGGTGCAGTCCTATCGCGACCTGCCACTGCTGATTAACCAGTGGGCCAACGTGGTTCGCTGGGAGATGCGTACCCGTCTGTTTTTACGCACCGCAGAATTCCTCTGGCAAGAAGGCCACACCGTGCACGCCACTGCAGAAGAGGCAATGGCGGAGACACGCCAAATGCTGGAAGTCTATGCCGACTTTGCCGAAAACTTCATGGCCATGCCAGTCATCACCGGTGAAAAGACTGAAGCAGAACGCTTCCCCGGTGCCGATGCGACCTTTGCCATCGAAGCCATGATGCAGGACCGCAAAGCATTGCAAGCGGGCACCTCTCACTTCCTCGGCCAGAACTTTGCCAAGTCCAGCAACATTAAATACCTCAGCGCCGAAGGCAAAGAGGAGTTTGCATGGACGACTTCCTGGGGCGTCTCCACTCGCCTGGTGGGCGGCCTGATCATGACCCACTCGGACGATGATGGCCTGGTCTTGCCACCGCGCATTGCGCCTTCCCACATCGTGATCATTCCTGTCACGCCCAAGGAAGCGACCCGCCAGCAAGTGCTGGACTACTGCCACGAACTCAAGCAGCAACTGATCGCGCAGAATTACATGGGCGCGCCTGTGCGTGTCGAGTTCGACGATCGCGACATCCGCGGGGGTGAAAAGTCTTGGGGCTGGATTAAAAAGGGCATTCCTCTACGCGTCGAAGTCGGCCCAAGGGACATGGAAGCGGGCAATGTATTTGTCGGCCGCCGCGACCGCGCGCCCAAGGACAAGCAAAGCATCCCGCGCGATCAATTCGTGGCCGGCGTCGCCGACCTACTGGACGAGATGCAAGCAGGCCTACTGGCCAAGGCCAAAGCCTTCCGCAAGGCACACACACGCGAGATCACCAACGAGGCTGATTTCATCGAGTTCTTCACGCCCAAAGGAAACGAGATTCACGGCGGCTTCGCCTCGATGGGCTTCTGCTGCGATGCGGAACTCGAAGAGAAGATTGCCAAGCAATACAAAGTGACCGTCCGGTGCATCCCCAATGCCACAGTCGACGAAGTCGTGCCCTGTGTCTTTACCGGCAAGCCAGGCAAACGAGTCATCTTCGCCAAAAGCTACTAG
- a CDS encoding glutamate--tRNA ligase: MSKVRVRFAPSPTGFFHIGSARTALFNWLYARHTGGTFVLRIEDTDKERNTDEALRVLLDGMKWMGMDWDEGPDVGGPYGPYFQSQRQAIYDEYLKKLQDAGRTYEKDGAIWFKLEGERYTAYDDYLKAEIEKVKAAPVIIDDAVRGRVERAEEKDFVLVRKDGSPVFHFVNVVDDIAMGITHVIRGEDHLSNTSKHVELFKAFGVEPPKFAHIPLILKEEGSGKMSKRDKGALIEEYESRGFLASAVRNYISLLGWNPKDEREKMDIDEIIELFDFPGINKGNSRFDEKKLSALNAEYLRELNIESFTFLARPLLNEAGAVSEDVDEDYLQAVLTLCQPKARSLDTLAELCGYFFLDDYAMDEKTGVKIAKKADPKELLAEVLPILEALEPFDADSLKSALEAQAEAQGKKVFAYFPALRYATSGQAGGPDLLPMLAVMGRERVVTRIKRFIG; encoded by the coding sequence ATGTCCAAGGTTCGCGTTCGTTTCGCTCCCAGTCCAACTGGCTTCTTCCACATCGGCAGTGCCCGCACCGCCCTCTTCAACTGGTTATATGCCCGCCACACCGGCGGCACATTTGTGCTGCGCATAGAAGACACCGACAAAGAGCGCAACACCGACGAAGCACTGCGCGTGCTACTCGACGGCATGAAGTGGATGGGCATGGACTGGGATGAAGGCCCCGATGTCGGCGGCCCCTACGGCCCCTACTTCCAAAGCCAGCGTCAGGCAATCTACGACGAGTATCTCAAAAAGCTCCAAGATGCTGGCCGCACCTACGAAAAAGATGGAGCGATCTGGTTTAAACTCGAAGGCGAACGTTACACCGCCTACGACGACTATCTGAAAGCCGAGATCGAAAAGGTCAAAGCCGCGCCTGTCATCATCGACGACGCCGTGCGCGGCCGTGTCGAGCGCGCCGAAGAAAAAGACTTCGTGCTAGTGCGTAAAGATGGCAGCCCCGTCTTCCACTTCGTCAACGTGGTGGACGACATCGCGATGGGCATCACGCACGTAATCCGCGGCGAAGATCACCTGTCCAACACCAGTAAGCACGTGGAACTCTTCAAAGCCTTCGGCGTCGAGCCTCCTAAGTTCGCGCACATCCCACTGATCCTCAAAGAAGAAGGCTCCGGCAAGATGAGCAAGCGCGACAAGGGCGCCCTGATCGAAGAGTATGAGTCACGCGGTTTTCTCGCGTCCGCAGTGCGCAACTATATCTCCCTGCTCGGCTGGAATCCCAAAGATGAACGCGAGAAAATGGACATCGATGAGATCATCGAACTGTTCGACTTCCCCGGCATCAACAAGGGCAACTCGCGCTTCGACGAAAAGAAGCTCTCCGCGCTCAACGCCGAGTATTTACGTGAACTCAATATCGAGAGCTTCACCTTCCTCGCGCGCCCACTCCTCAACGAAGCCGGTGCAGTTAGCGAAGATGTCGACGAAGACTATTTGCAGGCCGTGCTCACACTCTGTCAGCCCAAGGCACGCTCACTCGACACACTCGCCGAGCTCTGCGGCTACTTCTTCCTCGATGACTACGCCATGGATGAAAAGACCGGCGTCAAAATCGCCAAGAAAGCAGATCCCAAAGAACTGCTGGCCGAAGTGCTCCCCATCCTCGAAGCCCTGGAACCTTTCGATGCCGACAGCCTCAAGAGCGCCCTGGAGGCACAGGCCGAAGCGCAAGGGAAGAAAGTCTTCGCATACTTCCCCGCGCTGCGTTATGCAACCAGCGGGCAAGCTGGCGGCCCCGACCTACTTCCAATGCTAGCCGTGATGGGGCGTGAGCGTGTCGTGACACGCATCAAACGCTTCATCGGATAA
- the serS gene encoding serine--tRNA ligase, whose protein sequence is MLPPIVVNAESATATGQLPDKEGQMYVDEKEGLYLIPTAEVPVTNFYRDEILDSDQLPIKRCAYTPCFRREAGSWGAHVRGLNRLHQFDKVELVKWTDAESSMEELEKLRDNVESTLQKLELPYRVLRMCTGDIGFPHAKQYDLEVFAAGQKRWLEVSSCSNFTDFQARRAGIRYRGADGKPVTAHTLNGSGLAVPRVLAAILENHLQADGRVKIPECLQYWMRQEFIGEAK, encoded by the coding sequence GTGCTCCCTCCGATCGTGGTCAATGCAGAGAGCGCAACCGCAACCGGGCAATTGCCTGACAAGGAAGGCCAGATGTATGTCGACGAAAAGGAGGGGCTCTACCTCATTCCGACAGCTGAGGTGCCTGTCACTAATTTCTACCGCGACGAAATCCTGGATAGTGATCAGCTGCCGATTAAGCGTTGCGCCTACACGCCCTGCTTCCGACGTGAGGCGGGCAGTTGGGGCGCACACGTGCGTGGCCTGAATCGTCTGCACCAATTCGATAAAGTCGAACTGGTGAAGTGGACGGATGCCGAGAGCTCCATGGAAGAGCTGGAAAAGCTGCGCGACAACGTCGAGTCGACGCTGCAAAAACTGGAGCTGCCCTACCGCGTGCTCCGCATGTGCACAGGCGATATTGGCTTCCCTCACGCGAAGCAGTATGATCTCGAGGTCTTTGCGGCCGGTCAAAAGCGCTGGCTGGAAGTGTCTAGTTGCTCCAACTTTACTGATTTCCAAGCGCGTCGTGCCGGCATTCGCTACCGCGGTGCCGATGGCAAACCAGTCACCGCCCACACTCTAAATGGTTCCGGCTTGGCCGTGCCTCGTGTATTGGCGGCGATTTTAGAAAATCACCTGCAAGCAGACGGTCGTGTTAAGATTCCAGAATGCCTGCAATACTGGATGCGCCAGGAATTTATCGGGGAAGCCAAATAA